From a region of the Podospora pseudopauciseta strain CBS 411.78 chromosome 7 map unlocalized CBS411.78m_7, whole genome shotgun sequence genome:
- the SLC1 gene encoding 1-acylglycerol-3-phosphate O-acyltransferase (COG:I; EggNog:ENOG503NX4B) produces the protein MAAIITYTGYFFAYYAALIMFFHLLGLVSSKAAFVARSLAMYISILIASAYGLGAAVFLSLIGKRGLSQWAVGRCFKLCMLLGTGLKFDIEDPKNHLGTVRPAVFIGPHQTEVDLLMLGTMFPQYCSVTAKTQLKKIPFLGWFMTLSGAVFIDRKNSKDARQAMQGAGEQITKRKQSVYMFPEGTRSYTKEPTMLPFKKGAFHLAVQAQVPIVPVVVANYSHVYSLKDMVFKSGSVPCKVLDPIPTAGLTTADVDELAREIREVMLREMIALTEKARRKTVPLTVPAKQQNGVVKVSGTDMRVAA, from the exons ATGGCGGCAATTATAACATACACCGGCTACTTCTTCGCCTACTACGCCGCCCTCATCATgttcttccacctcctcggcctAGTCAGCTCCAAAGCCGCGTTCGTGGCGCGCTCGCTGGCCATGTACATCTCGATCCTCATCGCCTCAGCATACGGACTCGGCGCTGCTGTCTTTCTCTCCTTGATTGGCAAGCGCGGTCTCTCACAATGGGCGGTTGGGCGGTGCTTCAAGCTGTGCATGTTGCTCGGCACAGGCCTCAAGTTTGACATTGAAGACCCAAAGAACCACCTCGGCACCGTCCGTCCCGCCGTTTTCATCGGCCCCCACCAGACCGAAGTCGACCTCTTGATGCTGGGCACCATGTTCCCACAGTACTGCAGCGTCACGGCCAAGACTCAGCTTAAGAAGATCCCATTCTTGGGCTGGTTCATGACCCTGAGCGGCGCCGTCTTCATCGACCGCAAAAACTCCAAGGATGCGCGACAGGCGATGCAGGGAGCTGGCGAGCAGATCACCAAGAGGAAGCAGAGCGTGTACATGTTCCCCGAGGGGACCCGGAGCTACACGAAGGAGCCCACCATGCTCCCCTTCAAGAAGGGCGCCTTTCACTTGGCTGTCCAGGCGCAGGTGCCTATTGTTCCAGTGGTTGTGGCCAACTACAGCCATGTGTATTCCCTCAAGGACATGGTTTTCAAGTCGGGGAGCGTGCCGTGCAAGG TCCTCGATCCCATCCCCACAGCGGGTCTCACCACAGCCGACGTCGACGAACTCGCCCGCGAAATCCGTGAGGTCATGCTCAGGGAGATGATTGCCCTGACGGAAAAGGCCCGCAGGAAGACGGTTCCTCTGACGGTCCCCGCCAAGCAACAAAACGGCGTCGTCAAGGTCAGCGGGACAGACATGCGCGTCGCTGCGTAa
- a CDS encoding uncharacterized protein (EggNog:ENOG503P5QV), whose protein sequence is MTQYRQYLTGNTSAVERDILGGGGANTVLTQPVIQCVLNSTSEHVKNGMTAAQVLLGVMPNVLAVMGPSTEEMSMLANVARRPLLALMRAAGSPSVYFSRAFEYHDPAQILHDHPSRLPQWRPSMWYYKLSISMAEYIIALATIANIATLNWELGVKATCTLWTNRTFGPTIWALLGLVVHIFGTIGPKKEVLAAVKRKEESAFHIRERLAPAGGWISSIPRRLLGLLKTESIPSASEGYDVRIVAFQESKLFLDTAWVESMATVLHIIFGT, encoded by the exons ATGACCCAATACCGACAATACCTTACTGGCAACACATCTGCCGTCGAACGTGACATTCTCGGTGGGGGTGGAGCCAACACTGTGTTGACACAGCCTGTCATCCAATGTGTCCTGAACAGCACGAGCGAGCATGTCAAAAATGGCATGACAGCAGCCCAGGTTCTCCTCGGCGTCATGCCCAACGTCCTCGCTGTGATGGGTCCTTCGACCGAGGAAATGAGCATGCTCGCGAATGTAGCACGGCGACCTCTCCTCGCACTCATGCGTGCCGCCGGATCGCCCAGCGTGTACTTCAGCCGGGCCTTTGAATACCATGATCCCGCCCAGATCCTCCACGACCACCCGAGCAGACTCCCACAGTGGCGCCCAAGCATGTGGTACTACAAGCTGTCCATCTCCATGGCCGAATACATCATCGCCCTGGCTACCATAGCCAACATTGCTACTCTCAACTGGGAGCTCGGCGTCAAGGCCACATGTACCCTGTGGACGAATCGCACCTTCGGGCCAACGATATGGGCACTGCTAGGCCTGGTCGTACACATTTTCGGAACCATAG GTCCAAAGAAAGAGGTTCTCGCGGCAGTCAAGAGAAAGGAAGAGTCGGCCTTTCATATTCGAGAGAGGCTCGCGCCGGCAGGCGGATGGATTTCGAGCATTCCCAGGCGCTTGCTCGGCCTTCTCAAGACAGAGTCCATACCGAGTGCCTCGGAAGGCTATGACGTGCGCATCGTCGCCTTCCAAGAGAGCAAGCTCTTTTTGGACACGGCCTGGGTTGAATCCATGGCCACCGTCCTTCATATCATCTTCGGGACCTGA